In the genome of Leptospira terpstrae serovar Hualin str. LT 11-33 = ATCC 700639, one region contains:
- a CDS encoding M23 family metallopeptidase, whose product MKRNRSYYIILVLILFVVTYSAFAAYQKQKNGPVFLDNHVFQRYNEQWGLWVDLNAEKKSLLEKASEFGILAQEVMEINQLKESDLGRLKRSIFFPYSAEYMRGLQEKELFRETVESPIDQFIWPVLPNHKSRISSRIGRRWNTWHTGLDIAIPKNSIVLAAADGVVEEAGRGGDYGLAVKIYHHDMNHFHTVYGHNQELLVKPGDVVRKGQIIAFSGNTGKSTGPHVHFEVRFHNVYLNPENFLTPYEEGVATSIVGFAD is encoded by the coding sequence ATGAAGCGAAACCGAAGTTACTATATCATTCTAGTCCTAATCCTGTTTGTAGTGACCTACTCCGCCTTTGCGGCCTACCAGAAGCAAAAAAATGGTCCTGTTTTTTTGGACAACCATGTCTTCCAACGTTACAATGAACAGTGGGGTCTTTGGGTAGACCTAAATGCCGAGAAAAAAAGCCTTCTTGAGAAGGCTTCTGAGTTTGGAATCCTAGCCCAAGAGGTGATGGAGATCAACCAACTGAAAGAATCCGATCTTGGCCGTTTGAAACGCTCCATTTTCTTTCCTTATTCTGCAGAATACATGCGAGGGCTCCAAGAAAAGGAACTCTTTCGCGAAACTGTCGAGTCACCCATTGACCAATTCATTTGGCCAGTACTACCGAATCATAAATCTAGAATTTCTTCCCGGATTGGAAGGCGCTGGAACACCTGGCACACAGGTCTCGACATCGCTATTCCTAAAAATTCCATCGTTCTTGCCGCAGCTGATGGCGTAGTGGAAGAAGCGGGCCGAGGTGGTGACTATGGTCTTGCGGTCAAAATTTACCACCACGACATGAACCACTTCCATACCGTTTACGGACACAACCAAGAGTTACTCGTAAAGCCAGGAGATGTGGTAAGAAAAGGGCAAATCATTGCTTTTTCTGGAAACACTGGAAAGTCGACAGGACCTCATGTTCATTTCGAAGTCCGATTTCATAATGTGTATTTAAATCCTGAAAACTTTCTCACTCCCTACGAAGAAGGAGTTGCCACAAGCATAGTCGGATTTGCAGACTAA
- a CDS encoding ComEC/Rec2 family competence protein — translation MKQEIFLLPRADFSWFCLGICGTAFLLKLGLKVPGFHSILILFSLLLLILYSFLPKTIPRNIDKRLYFSLSASILFLLFANVHSGPRKKTIHPLFRSYLETQLKHSPLTKFESRIVMGFVTGSTKEIPGNFKDIAKESGILHLFAASGLHLGIFIGSLQCFGNLCFRKRKWISLLLSLGVGFLYLVALDFPVSFLRAYLFVFLSLVASLFYRKIGPSDLLAISSGCIAFFLFYDFLSIGFLLSFGAVYGIFFLKPSFDQILLPKSKSFIKENFHLTLACSICSFPVLVYYFRSFSFGGIWINFLLVPMAGILLPTLYLSFFLQSLVPKFLMTTLSSWIWLPASFELSIFLKLFHELGNMGRGYKTWVSTPVEFFIVSILITILFTFYPKLRLLKFPYIKFPLYILPTFFLIVSYCFPMPSFPFLQTKVRKRNLSIWHGDHLYLFGSCDSKGMTELTPGLPPPKSISFESESCLKGILASMKKYQITDVYWHGTKNSLNWISKFKLPIKSKETEILGAGMNPLFSIIRFDGNPNEVEWFLQRSKQADKSRINSRWKGILLLDFPPWKKKEAKEWIQYQKLLGISTAWKMILVEETFEIPLRDYLQHTNLL, via the coding sequence ATGAAACAGGAGATCTTTCTTCTCCCTAGAGCTGACTTCAGTTGGTTCTGTTTGGGAATTTGCGGAACTGCCTTCCTTCTAAAACTGGGACTCAAAGTTCCCGGGTTTCACTCGATTCTTATTTTATTCTCACTCCTTTTACTGATTCTCTATTCCTTCCTTCCCAAAACCATACCGCGTAACATCGATAAAAGGCTCTATTTCTCTCTTTCGGCATCGATTCTATTTTTATTATTTGCCAATGTTCATTCGGGCCCTCGCAAGAAAACCATCCATCCCCTCTTTCGTTCTTACTTAGAAACTCAATTGAAACATTCGCCGCTCACAAAATTTGAATCTAGAATTGTTATGGGTTTTGTCACGGGATCCACAAAAGAAATTCCTGGAAATTTCAAAGACATAGCTAAGGAATCAGGAATCCTGCATCTATTTGCAGCCTCGGGTCTCCATTTAGGAATTTTTATTGGTTCCTTACAATGTTTTGGGAACCTCTGTTTTCGAAAAAGGAAATGGATTTCACTTTTACTTTCGTTAGGTGTTGGTTTTCTCTACTTGGTCGCACTAGACTTTCCAGTTTCTTTTTTACGAGCCTATCTCTTTGTTTTTTTATCCCTCGTAGCCTCTCTATTTTATAGAAAGATTGGGCCTTCTGATTTACTTGCAATCTCTTCGGGTTGTATTGCTTTTTTTCTCTTCTATGATTTTTTAAGCATCGGATTTTTATTATCTTTTGGAGCAGTGTATGGTATTTTTTTTCTAAAACCAAGTTTTGACCAAATCCTTCTTCCCAAATCAAAATCTTTTATAAAAGAAAACTTCCACTTAACACTTGCTTGTTCTATCTGCAGTTTCCCGGTTTTAGTTTATTACTTCCGTTCTTTTTCTTTTGGCGGAATTTGGATCAATTTTCTTTTGGTTCCTATGGCAGGAATCCTTCTTCCCACTCTCTACCTTAGTTTCTTTCTCCAATCCCTTGTTCCAAAGTTTTTAATGACCACACTCTCCTCGTGGATTTGGCTTCCCGCTTCTTTTGAATTGTCTATTTTTCTAAAATTATTTCATGAATTAGGAAATATGGGTCGGGGTTATAAAACTTGGGTCAGCACTCCGGTAGAATTTTTCATAGTTTCAATTCTAATAACCATTCTTTTCACCTTTTATCCAAAACTTCGTTTGTTGAAATTTCCCTATATAAAATTTCCTCTCTACATTCTACCAACTTTCTTTTTGATTGTTTCCTATTGTTTCCCAATGCCTAGCTTTCCTTTTTTACAAACCAAAGTCCGAAAAAGAAATCTATCTATTTGGCACGGCGATCATCTGTATTTATTCGGATCTTGTGATTCGAAAGGAATGACTGAGCTCACACCAGGCCTTCCCCCACCAAAATCAATTTCCTTTGAATCGGAATCCTGTCTTAAAGGAATATTAGCCTCAATGAAAAAATACCAAATAACAGATGTTTATTGGCATGGGACAAAAAATTCTCTAAATTGGATTTCAAAATTCAAACTTCCCATAAAATCCAAAGAAACAGAGATTTTAGGTGCGGGTATGAATCCACTATTTTCCATCATTCGATTTGATGGGAATCCTAATGAGGTAGAATGGTTTTTACAACGGTCAAAACAGGCAGACAAGTCCAGAATCAACTCCCGATGGAAGGGAATCCTTCTTTTGGACTTTCCCCCTTGGAAAAAAAAGGAAGCGAAAGAATGGATCCAATACCAAAAACTACTTGGGATTTCTACTGCCTGGAAAATGATACTCGTTGAGGAAACTTTTGAAATCCCCTTACGCGACTATCTCCAACATACAAACCTTCTTTGA
- a CDS encoding HAD family hydrolase: protein MTNLTKNSWTDQIYDRLTTIIPEKPGIVCFDFDNTLIRNDFGEKIMEELLHEGLKFVPKDLSDFFRDKELWKDHTAIQTTEKERLIWEEYSYQLKEYGIERGYRWTSFIFQGMNKEEYYEVSRRAWERVNILDRDSGVFPQVEMKDLIAYLNHHDWTVYIVTASPEPGIAAIAHLFPVEESKVIGMRQELGGDGKFTHRLIEPYTYGEGKVKAIEERIGVYPDLAFGDSFNDYPMLCRATQMAVAINRDNPEFASACSAKGIFIQPYFTYQPVPR from the coding sequence GTGACTAACCTGACAAAGAACAGTTGGACGGATCAAATTTACGACCGTCTGACTACCATCATACCAGAAAAACCAGGCATTGTTTGTTTTGATTTTGATAACACTCTCATTCGCAACGACTTTGGTGAAAAAATCATGGAAGAACTCCTTCATGAGGGACTAAAGTTTGTGCCAAAAGATTTATCCGATTTTTTTCGCGATAAAGAGCTTTGGAAAGACCATACCGCAATTCAAACAACAGAAAAAGAACGTCTGATTTGGGAAGAGTATTCCTACCAGCTAAAAGAATACGGAATTGAAAGAGGATACCGTTGGACGAGTTTTATTTTCCAAGGTATGAACAAAGAGGAATACTACGAAGTTTCCCGTCGTGCTTGGGAGAGAGTCAATATACTTGATAGAGATTCCGGTGTGTTTCCCCAAGTAGAAATGAAAGACTTAATTGCCTACTTAAACCATCATGATTGGACTGTGTACATTGTGACCGCATCTCCAGAGCCGGGAATTGCTGCCATTGCCCACCTATTTCCCGTTGAGGAATCCAAGGTCATTGGAATGAGACAGGAGTTAGGTGGAGATGGGAAGTTTACTCACCGATTGATTGAACCGTATACTTATGGAGAAGGGAAAGTCAAAGCCATCGAAGAAAGAATCGGAGTTTATCCAGACCTTGCGTTTGGAGATTCTTTTAATGATTATCCTATGCTTTGTCGGGCAACACAAATGGCTGTTGCCATTAACAGAGACAATCCAGAATTTGCCTCTGCCTGTTCTGCAAAAGGAATTTTTATCCAACCCTACTTTACTTACCAACCAGTACCAAGATGA
- a CDS encoding sterol desaturase family protein: protein MFENFTPPPIVTYAIPVFFLLIGIEVYIGYRKNKALYRLNDSIADLSTGIISQIWGLFQKGIGLFAYFYIYEHFRFFEFAMTNPWAWILCIVGQDFCYYWSHRLAHEVNILWAGHVIHHHSEEYNLVVALRQTGLGGIVTWIFYVPLALVGFHPWMYLASGQINLVYQFWVHTKAVGKIGKIGEYILSTPSHHRVHHAINPIYIDKNHGGIFILFDRMFGTFREETEPCVYGTVKPLRSFNPVYANFHYYWELLKQAANAPYFLDKIRVFFKPPGWYPREGSKPAGFLPIPEVRPETFHKYDPKPQPEVRTYTTTWFVLVLLLSFSFLLFVAKFSLISQVLVTLWVTFSLLAINALIEGKSWAGAMEIGRLLFGFLVIAYFDVGWAYYAIGIVCLLVAGIYLYRTNGQKTQVV from the coding sequence ATGTTCGAGAATTTTACACCTCCGCCCATTGTCACCTATGCCATCCCTGTATTCTTCCTTCTCATTGGAATCGAAGTCTACATTGGTTACCGTAAAAATAAAGCCCTCTACAGGCTAAACGATTCCATTGCCGACCTAAGTACGGGAATCATTTCGCAAATTTGGGGCCTCTTCCAGAAGGGAATTGGACTCTTTGCTTATTTCTATATTTACGAACACTTTCGATTTTTTGAATTTGCGATGACAAACCCTTGGGCTTGGATCCTTTGCATCGTGGGCCAAGACTTTTGTTACTACTGGTCACATCGACTTGCCCATGAAGTGAATATCCTTTGGGCAGGACATGTCATCCACCACCACAGTGAAGAATACAATTTGGTAGTGGCTCTGAGACAAACCGGACTCGGAGGAATTGTGACTTGGATCTTCTATGTTCCTTTGGCTCTAGTGGGATTTCATCCTTGGATGTATCTGGCCAGTGGACAAATCAACCTGGTCTACCAATTTTGGGTGCATACCAAAGCGGTAGGGAAAATTGGAAAGATTGGAGAATACATATTATCTACTCCCTCCCACCACAGAGTACACCATGCGATCAATCCTATCTACATTGATAAAAACCATGGCGGAATCTTTATCCTCTTTGACCGGATGTTTGGAACTTTCCGAGAAGAAACAGAACCTTGTGTTTATGGAACAGTCAAACCCCTCCGTAGTTTCAATCCTGTGTATGCCAATTTCCATTATTATTGGGAACTTTTGAAACAGGCCGCGAATGCTCCCTATTTCTTAGATAAAATTCGGGTCTTTTTTAAACCACCCGGATGGTATCCTAGAGAAGGTTCCAAACCAGCTGGATTTTTACCCATCCCGGAAGTGCGTCCAGAGACCTTCCATAAGTATGATCCCAAACCCCAACCAGAAGTGAGAACGTATACTACCACTTGGTTTGTTTTGGTTCTCCTTTTGTCTTTTTCCTTCCTCCTATTTGTGGCAAAGTTCTCTCTCATTTCCCAAGTCCTCGTGACACTTTGGGTGACATTTTCTCTATTAGCAATCAATGCCCTCATTGAAGGAAAGTCCTGGGCGGGTGCGATGGAAATCGGGCGACTTCTCTTTGGTTTTCTAGTGATCGCTTACTTTGATGTAGGTTGGGCTTACTATGCGATAGGAATTGTTTGCCTACTCGTCGCCGGAATCTACCTCTACCGCACGAATGGCCAAAAAACGCAAGTAGTCTAA
- the rsmI gene encoding 16S rRNA (cytidine(1402)-2'-O)-methyltransferase yields the protein MNRLYLVSNSIGNDADIPPRTKTLLEEADWILGEEQRTTSTFLKKLGITKPFDLLNEHSSRKDMDEIAMKLATTKRTCLISDSGSPGLEDPGKWLVPLAWEMGIEVRSAPGPTALIAALTSSGFATSPFLFLGFLPREEKERERTLKQYIGLGITIAFYETAYRAKHCLETLAKILPGDRQIYLALGISMASETSYRGLAKEIHKKFPPGLKLPPVFVIEEKKERSKR from the coding sequence ATGAACCGACTTTATTTAGTATCCAATTCAATTGGAAACGATGCCGATATCCCACCACGCACCAAAACCTTGTTAGAGGAAGCGGACTGGATCTTGGGCGAAGAACAAAGAACTACTTCTACATTTTTAAAAAAGTTAGGAATCACAAAACCCTTTGATCTTTTGAATGAACATTCCTCCCGTAAAGATATGGATGAAATCGCTATGAAACTAGCGACCACCAAACGGACCTGTCTGATATCAGATTCAGGAAGCCCTGGCCTGGAAGATCCCGGCAAATGGCTTGTTCCCTTGGCTTGGGAAATGGGTATCGAAGTGAGATCTGCACCTGGCCCCACTGCCCTCATTGCAGCACTCACAAGTTCTGGGTTTGCCACTTCTCCCTTTCTTTTTTTGGGATTTTTACCCAGAGAAGAAAAAGAAAGGGAGAGGACACTCAAACAATACATAGGACTCGGCATAACCATCGCCTTCTATGAGACAGCATACCGGGCCAAACACTGCCTAGAAACCTTAGCAAAAATCCTACCGGGAGACCGCCAAATCTACCTCGCCCTCGGAATCTCGATGGCAAGCGAAACGAGCTATCGTGGTTTGGCCAAAGAAATACACAAAAAGTTTCCCCCTGGCCTAAAACTCCCTCCGGTCTTTGTCATTGAAGAGAAAAAAGAAAGGTCGAAACGTTAG
- a CDS encoding 7TM diverse intracellular signaling domain-containing protein, whose protein sequence is MFFHHVKYFFLILLLVLPGILFSESAIPLSSEIVGKPIWQEVMVLEDKDQSIKEEGITNGSLDSKFQKITSPNLGFSKSTFWIRIQIKNPTANLIRWNLVFDFPLLDEIQIYGNSLPKNLIHTLGDRHPFSERNLDYRNPAYPLETPAGVSATYYLRVQSESTIPLTLAIWTEREFYDQLNKEQMIFGLFYGILFVMVAYNFFIYIFTYEKSYLFYLFFISSIFFFHLINNGFAFQYLWPNWIFWANYSLPFFISVSCITGISFTNNYLSLKKHLPKISRLMWIWVGFLFMFSVITFFLSYRTAMVISILLTVPTALIMVFSGTSTYLTNVRPARYYLISWSFFLLGVLLYSLKSLGFLPDNQITRWTIQIGTALQTILLSLGLADRINFLTRSLREHIRELSHAKLKIEESEKRFREIFQGSDEVILMMNENFEVINANRALSKHMGFRLDDLRGKKITEFLYTGRDKKSDYNVMYVNDKLTDLKMTGSIINFKTEFEQKYVKEPKEMYCRLQYIDFDETREILATMSSQFEDTIIQLIESEKIELSMNNYLRNAELVSQKITSQLSKYLSNVEQTEVRSSVREIIINAVEHGNLNISFDEKSKALIEGNYLEFLQKRQEDPRYSQKRVKIEYSFTREFVAYRITDEGRGFDHKKHMEKSIEEMNEAHIQHGRGILMTKSVFDRIEYNDRGNQVSLIKYLNKD, encoded by the coding sequence TTGTTTTTCCACCATGTAAAATATTTTTTTCTTATCCTACTCTTGGTTTTGCCTGGAATTTTGTTTTCGGAGTCTGCCATCCCACTGAGTTCCGAAATCGTTGGAAAACCCATCTGGCAGGAAGTAATGGTTTTGGAAGACAAAGACCAATCAATAAAAGAAGAAGGTATCACGAATGGATCTTTGGATTCAAAATTTCAAAAAATAACCTCTCCCAATTTAGGTTTTTCTAAATCTACGTTTTGGATTCGCATCCAAATTAAAAATCCTACTGCAAATTTAATCCGTTGGAATTTGGTTTTTGATTTCCCACTACTGGATGAAATCCAAATTTACGGAAATTCTCTGCCAAAAAATTTGATCCATACATTAGGGGACCGCCATCCTTTTTCCGAAAGAAATTTAGATTATAGAAATCCTGCATATCCCTTAGAAACTCCTGCTGGTGTTTCTGCGACATATTATTTAAGAGTTCAATCTGAATCCACTATTCCTTTAACGCTCGCTATATGGACTGAGCGTGAATTTTATGATCAGTTGAACAAAGAACAAATGATCTTTGGTTTATTTTACGGAATTTTATTTGTTATGGTAGCATATAACTTTTTTATCTATATCTTTACTTACGAAAAAAGTTACCTTTTTTATTTGTTTTTTATTAGTTCCATCTTTTTCTTTCATTTAATCAATAACGGTTTTGCCTTTCAGTATCTTTGGCCCAATTGGATTTTTTGGGCTAATTATTCGCTTCCATTCTTTATTTCTGTTTCTTGTATTACTGGAATTTCATTCACAAACAATTACCTTAGTTTAAAAAAACATTTGCCGAAGATATCCCGATTGATGTGGATTTGGGTGGGATTTTTGTTTATGTTCTCCGTGATCACATTTTTTTTAAGTTACCGGACAGCCATGGTGATCTCCATTTTACTAACGGTTCCTACAGCTCTTATTATGGTATTTAGTGGGACTTCTACATACCTTACCAATGTACGTCCTGCACGTTATTATTTGATTTCTTGGTCCTTTTTTCTTTTGGGTGTATTATTGTATTCTTTAAAGAGTTTGGGTTTTTTGCCAGACAACCAAATCACTCGTTGGACCATCCAAATTGGTACTGCCTTACAAACCATTTTGTTGTCTCTAGGACTTGCAGACAGAATCAACTTTCTCACACGAAGCCTTAGAGAACATATTAGAGAATTATCTCATGCTAAATTAAAAATCGAAGAGTCTGAAAAGAGGTTTAGAGAAATTTTCCAAGGTTCTGATGAAGTAATTTTGATGATGAATGAAAACTTCGAAGTGATCAATGCAAACCGTGCGTTATCGAAACATATGGGTTTTCGATTGGATGATCTAAGAGGAAAAAAAATCACCGAATTTTTATACACTGGCAGAGACAAAAAATCTGATTATAATGTAATGTATGTGAATGATAAACTCACTGATTTGAAAATGACTGGTTCCATCATTAATTTCAAAACAGAATTTGAACAAAAATATGTAAAAGAACCTAAAGAGATGTATTGTCGATTGCAATACATTGACTTCGATGAAACAAGAGAAATCCTTGCCACTATGTCTTCTCAATTTGAAGACACAATCATTCAACTCATAGAATCCGAAAAGATTGAACTTTCTATGAATAATTATTTAAGAAATGCTGAACTTGTATCTCAAAAAATTACCTCTCAACTTTCTAAGTATCTTTCCAATGTAGAACAAACGGAAGTGAGATCTTCTGTCCGTGAAATTATTATTAATGCGGTAGAACATGGAAATTTAAACATCAGTTTTGATGAAAAATCCAAGGCCCTTATCGAAGGGAATTATTTGGAGTTTTTACAAAAACGACAAGAGGATCCAAGATATAGTCAAAAGAGGGTAAAAATCGAATATTCTTTCACAAGAGAATTTGTGGCCTATCGAATCACTGATGAAGGTAGAGGGTTTGATCATAAGAAACATATGGAAAAATCGATTGAGGAAATGAATGAAGCTCACATTCAACATGGCCGAGGAATTCTTATGACTAAATCTGTATTTGATCGAATTGAATACAATGATCGTGGTAACCAGGTGAGCCTGATAAAGTATTTGAATAAGGACTAA
- a CDS encoding 50S ribosomal protein L11 methyltransferase translates to MEYRELKVNLPKELSDSFYELLDTLQCAGYYEILFDGEAPKEKDQGLIRDNTNIRIYLQTDEIDKELKILIFLKIHAPSNSNTESRNIETRDYEEAYKEYYKPFSIGKKIWVIPTWEKNEPETIQLWKPNGGIPLFINPGVAFGTGHHETTKLILEHLDELYDRGKFPFLSACDVGTGSGILSIGLAKFGVSKIFALDIDPNAVKAAWSNWTENEYPKGFQFSVEESGIDNPKLSNTKYDLAIANITYAVLSQNIRHLAKIEAPRIIFSGIITDKKDQFLGLLQSHLPGKLLYSKEWNEWWVLDWLRN, encoded by the coding sequence TTGGAATACAGAGAACTCAAAGTCAATCTACCTAAAGAATTATCTGACAGTTTTTACGAACTGTTGGATACACTCCAATGTGCAGGTTATTACGAAATTCTCTTTGATGGGGAAGCACCCAAAGAAAAAGACCAAGGTCTCATCAGAGACAATACAAACATTCGAATCTATTTACAGACTGATGAAATTGATAAAGAACTAAAAATTCTTATTTTTTTAAAGATTCATGCACCGAGCAATTCCAATACGGAATCACGCAATATTGAAACTCGTGATTACGAAGAAGCTTATAAAGAATATTACAAACCATTCTCCATTGGGAAAAAAATTTGGGTGATCCCTACTTGGGAAAAAAATGAACCGGAGACTATCCAACTTTGGAAACCAAATGGCGGAATACCACTCTTTATCAATCCAGGTGTTGCTTTTGGAACAGGTCATCATGAAACCACCAAACTGATATTAGAACATTTGGATGAATTGTATGATAGAGGTAAATTCCCATTTTTATCAGCTTGCGATGTGGGCACAGGTTCAGGTATTCTTTCCATCGGACTTGCGAAATTCGGTGTCTCCAAAATTTTTGCTTTGGATATTGATCCCAATGCAGTGAAGGCCGCTTGGTCCAATTGGACTGAAAATGAATATCCAAAAGGATTTCAATTCAGTGTAGAAGAATCAGGAATTGACAATCCTAAGTTATCCAATACAAAATATGATTTAGCCATTGCCAATATCACTTACGCAGTTTTATCGCAAAACATCCGTCACTTGGCAAAAATCGAAGCCCCTAGAATTATTTTTTCTGGAATCATCACAGACAAAAAAGACCAGTTTCTTGGATTATTACAAAGCCATTTACCAGGAAAACTCCTTTATTCTAAAGAATGGAATGAGTGGTGGGTTTTGGACTGGTTACGTAATTAG
- the rsmA gene encoding 16S rRNA (adenine(1518)-N(6)/adenine(1519)-N(6))-dimethyltransferase RsmA — translation MKSPYATISNIQTFFEAKGIRAQKKFGQNFLIDQNIVNFIVNSTEPLLIDKSIVLAEIGIGLGTLTYPVLSLDKKTYLFEIDNAYIELTKEEILPKFPKAVLLEGDALENLFHIYNENVFVYGNLPYHLTTEIINTLVIHCRNFQGGIFMVQKEFAERLVKETSSLSVFLSAFCEVKYLKTVHKNCFFPIPKIHSALILLSPKKETPNRWKLKTDMEVELWSRMLRTLFWGKRKQIQVSLRESPFSEDPEFREALGKAIQSAGVPPTARPEELNREQFLTLGQHLLDYLSK, via the coding sequence TTGAAATCCCCTTACGCGACTATCTCCAACATACAAACCTTCTTTGAAGCCAAAGGGATTCGAGCTCAGAAGAAATTTGGCCAAAACTTCCTTATCGACCAAAACATAGTCAACTTTATCGTAAATTCCACAGAACCTTTGTTAATTGATAAATCTATTGTCCTTGCAGAAATTGGGATTGGTCTTGGTACCTTAACCTACCCCGTCCTTAGTTTAGACAAAAAGACCTATCTTTTCGAAATCGATAATGCCTACATCGAACTGACGAAAGAAGAAATTTTACCAAAGTTTCCAAAGGCCGTTCTCTTGGAAGGAGATGCCTTAGAAAATTTATTCCATATCTATAATGAAAATGTATTTGTATATGGAAATTTGCCTTACCACCTAACTACAGAAATCATTAACACCTTAGTCATTCATTGTAGAAATTTCCAAGGGGGAATTTTTATGGTGCAAAAGGAATTTGCCGAAAGACTTGTAAAAGAAACTTCCTCCTTATCTGTCTTTCTCTCTGCTTTTTGTGAAGTGAAGTATTTAAAAACCGTCCATAAAAACTGTTTTTTTCCCATCCCCAAAATCCATTCCGCTCTCATCTTGCTGAGTCCCAAAAAGGAAACTCCAAACCGGTGGAAACTGAAAACCGACATGGAAGTGGAGCTTTGGTCTCGGATGTTACGTACACTATTTTGGGGAAAACGAAAACAAATCCAAGTAAGCCTCAGAGAATCTCCCTTTTCAGAGGATCCAGAATTTCGGGAAGCTTTGGGCAAGGCCATCCAATCGGCGGGGGTTCCCCCTACGGCCAGACCAGAAGAATTGAACCGAGAACAATTTCTGACTTTGGGTCAACATTTACTTGACTATTTGTCAAAATGA
- a CDS encoding helix-turn-helix domain-containing protein has product MVSKVEQPTDGIDQLISESGDYITDVVKENLKLIRHTKGFSLDKLANRCGVSRAMLSQIEQGKSVPTISVLWKIANGLNVPFSELLKEKNQDGIHILKVENSKVLYSNSKVFASRALFPFLGNRKTEFYELILKPGGHEVAEPHKTGTTENLVVVSGKLRLRVGEKVVELEPKDSVFFKADVSHEYSNPTDQETLMYLVMDYTDEIG; this is encoded by the coding sequence ATGGTAAGTAAAGTAGAGCAACCGACTGACGGAATAGACCAATTAATTTCAGAATCTGGCGATTATATAACAGATGTCGTCAAAGAGAATCTGAAACTCATCCGTCATACGAAAGGTTTTTCTTTGGACAAACTCGCAAACCGATGTGGTGTGAGCCGAGCGATGTTATCGCAAATTGAACAAGGGAAGTCCGTTCCCACGATCTCCGTTTTGTGGAAAATTGCAAACGGACTCAATGTTCCCTTTTCAGAACTGCTCAAAGAAAAAAACCAAGATGGAATCCATATCCTCAAAGTAGAAAACTCCAAAGTTCTTTACTCCAATTCCAAAGTCTTTGCCAGTCGCGCCCTTTTCCCTTTTCTTGGAAACCGCAAAACGGAATTCTATGAACTGATACTAAAACCAGGTGGACATGAAGTTGCCGAACCCCACAAAACAGGAACCACAGAAAATCTGGTTGTTGTTTCCGGCAAACTGCGGTTACGCGTTGGTGAAAAAGTTGTAGAACTTGAACCAAAAGATTCTGTATTTTTTAAAGCTGATGTTTCGCATGAGTATTCCAATCCAACAGACCAAGAAACTTTAATGTACTTGGTTATGGATTATACGGACGAAATAGGTTAA